Part of the Puntigrus tetrazona isolate hp1 chromosome 10, ASM1883169v1, whole genome shotgun sequence genome is shown below.
TTGATTGTCATGACGTACTTGTGCCAAATCCGTGCACACTTCACTGGGCAGGAGCTGAGTGTGTTACAAATAGAGCAGAACAACAGTCAGTCCAGCTATGCAGTAGCCAAGCCAAATCAAGGGCCGGATGTACAAGCAGCAGCCAAATTCTGTGCAGAGAGACTCCAGGCTGGAGCTCTGTCAGGAGACAATAACAGCAAGGACTCACTGGGAGAGGAGGGAGCTCTTGTTCCTCCACCTCGGACTAAACGTTCAGGAAAGGTGGAAGAGAAGGGCGGTAaagagacagagggaggagcGCAGAGTCCTGTGGCCCCGCCACGATCGAACTCAGCGGCTTCCAGATCAGGATTTGGGCACATACGGGATGCGGATCTGGTGAAGAAACGGCGGTCGCGACTAAAAAGCGAATCCATGGATGAGACTGATTCAAAGGAGCAGCCAAAGGAGGTAAAAGTCATCAAATTTATCCTTCCTTTGCATTTATGTGTGTTAATATTTGATCTAATTGTCTTTTCTCTACTAACCTCTGACAGTCAGATAAAGGTGAGCTGACCGATGAAGGAACTAATGGCTCAACAGCTGCCAGAGAAAGTGCTGAAACCGGTAAGCTTCCTAATATCtaaaaaatgactgaatttgGAAAGATTTGGCACTTTACACGTTTTGATCTTAATGTGTTTTCAGAACCTCAGGAAGCAAACCAAGATGTTAAATCAGCAGATAATGAGACAATGGTCAGTATTCCCTCAGTATTTGAGTTTTTCACCTTTCATCAAGTGTAAATTTAGGTTAAACCTCAAATCCTTtggtattaaaacaaaatgtgctaatttgcatgtcaaatattttgaaaatatctttCTGAGTATACAGTGATCATCATAATTCTACAATTGGGGGGCTAGATTcatgaaacattcattttgttcttttttcctGGTTTCTTTTTCGattgttttaaagagaaattatattaaataattagtattcccaaaaataatgtttttggaaaatccTTGTAAATTAGTTCCTGAAGTTAGCATAACCTCTAAAttgtctaaaaagaaaaaaaaatcattcttcaGAATAATTTTCAGAATCTGTCCCCTGACTTTTACCATCACATGTTTAATTTCCTTGTTTGATAAATCTTTTAGTTAAATTAAGCCTGTCCTTTCCTCTCTATTATATTTGTGCGTCgttgtctgtttttgtcttaTCAATGTTGGTCTTTTATTCTCTGTTTATCTGGCTCTATCCATCTCTCTTTCGCTCGATCTccattccttttcttttctttgtctgtATTGCTGTTTTGTCTGGTTTTATGTATGTCTCCCTGTGGTACTTCCTGGCCAGTGTCTGCAGGACACCAATCAATATGTGCTGAGTGAACTTCAAGCCCTGGAAACCGAGCAGAAGCACATAGACAGCAGAGCTGCGGTCGTGGAGAAAAGACTCCGAAAGCTCATGGAGACGGGTGAGAAAAACCACTACCATTGAGggaaaaagagaatgaaacTGATTTCAAATTAACTCTTGAAGTACTGCATGATATACCACGTTGTGTCGTTGACAGGAAGTGATAAAGATGAAGAAGAGAAACTGATTCAGGAATGGTTCACTCTGGTCAACAAGAAGAATGCTCTGATCAGGAGACAAGACCATCTGGAGCTGCTGTATGTATTGATATGCAAGACACAATCAGTGCACACTGtcaataaatattcatgatgTTATCCTTGCAGACAAGAAGAGCAGGATTTGGAAAGAAGATTTGAGCTGCTAACGCGAGAACTCAGAGCCATGATGGCTATTGAAGGTAAGATGTTCGCTGTTATTAAActagtgtttttaaaacataacttgAGCAgccaatataaatataatattttaaaaaattatagttatataatagCCTGTATGATACCAATATATTGTGCATCTGTATTCTACacctttcatatttttatttgtcttgtaAATTCAGATTGTCCTCCTAAATCCAATGAGAAAGTAAAAAGTTTGGTggttacaaatgtaattaataccAGTGTTAATTTGGATTCTGGCAAAGTGGAAGAAAGggcatattttgtattatatatgcCCATATATTCGTTCATTAATGCTTTTAACTTTTACCTACCTGTTTCCTCTATGGATGGATGAAGCTGTAGTATTTCAGCACTGTCCAATCATATCGCAAATATCCATTTTTTCAGACTGGCAGAAAACTCAGGCCCAACAGCACAGAGAACAGCTACTGCTACAGGAACTGGTGTCACTGGTCAACAAGCGGGACGAGCTGGTCAGAGACATGGATGCAAAAGAGAGAGGGTGAGTCTTGTCACGGGGTGTGTCTTGTTGTGCTGGAAATTAAACTTTACACGCTCATGCactgaatgtattttgtatgCGCAGGGCTTTAGAGGAGGATGAGAGACTGCAGAGAGGTCTGGAGGCAAGACGTAGAAAATACAGCAATAAGGAAAAGTGTGTTCTTCAGTAAAGAAACCTGAATTCTCATGAAAGCTGTGTCTCGCTGCACCAGAGATGAGATCTTAAATGACTTGGACTACACCAGGACATTAGCGTGCCTTGttttaactttcaaaaacatttggcTTAAAAGTGAAGccctttctcaaaacaagatCTCAGTGGCATCCCAGTGGGATATAAGTCATGTCCATTCTAGATCAGACAAGTTATTCAGTGAAAGTTTGCACAAAGTTTTGAAGGTCTTCCCAGATTTCACTTACTTCAGAGTACAGTATTTGAAGCAATATATTGAAAATCTGAAAGACAATAAACAAACAGCCTTCACACACCTGAATGGTTGCAAGCAGTTGAACTAAAcacaagaaataataaaaaaaaaatcctgcacaATGCTGCAGGTTGCAAGAAATCCAATATTtattgagactttttttttctgaagcaaataaaataaatcctcaataaataatatattttctctcctttgtaatgtttttttttttgttttatttttaattttttggaaatgtaatgtttaagaTTGAGACGATTTGACTGTCTTTAAGGTATGTTGAACAGACAAAGAGACTTTCGCCAAAGTTtgctgtttttacattatttatttgagtgtgttgttttctggtATGCCAAAATGTCTCTGTTGGGCTGTTGCCTTGTACTATctgcaaattatattttctgaTGTTTCAGCAGACAATATATGTCTCCAAATGAATGTATTCGGTAGTTATTTTGCATTGCAGTGCCTTTAGAGGTTTAATACCTTTCGAAAAAGGggctttttatataaattgaagccgttctgtatttttaagttttaaaccttaaaaacaaattgaaaagaaaaaatatttaaggaTTGTTTTATAGATATACGAAATGTATTTTGTCCGTCTGTGctctttttgatatttaaatgtgttattcattcctattttaagatttagtatgttttattaaataaagtttgATGCTGTTTGAATTCGTTTGTTTGGAATGAAACTCTCTGTGTAGGaataagcacacaaacacacatataattagcttttaatgtaaatgtaaaaaaaaaaaaaaaaaaacttcacataGGTGCCTTAAAAACCACATGGCGGTTTGTATTACAGTGCAAACAATGCTAAACATATGTCAgctcatctaaaaaaaatcGACATATTTTATAGTCATAAATCATAGGCAAACTTTACATTACAGTTTGCATATTTCCTGAATTCTGGCAACGCATGCACAAActctttttgatatttaaatgtgttattcaTTCCTATTTTAAGATTTAGTATGTTGTATTAAATAAAGTTTGATGCTGTTTAACTTCGTTTGTTTGGAATGAAACTCTGTGTAGGaataagcacacaaacacatataattagcttttaatgtaaatgtaaaatatatatacatatataacctTCACATAGACGCCTTAAAAACCACATGCTTGTTTGCATTGCAGTGCAAACAACGCACAAACAGAcgttttatctaaaaaaaaaaaaacgacatatTTTATAGTCATAAATCATAGATAACAGTTTGCATGTTTCCTGAATTCTGGCGACGCATGCACAAACTGCACGGATCCCACCACTAGGCGGCGAAAGCGGGTCGGATTAGCGGCGCATCATCATCCGTCACTGCCGCACCTGCGCGGCTGTAAAaccagagaagagaggagagaggaggcgTAAAGTCAAACTGGGTAGATTTCACAAGCAGGTCTGGAAACGGTCCATATAGGCTTATCAAAACTCAGAGATCCTCTTTTTATTGCCTACTATTCCGGGCTAAACACTGGCTCGGAGTTTGCGGTTAGCCGGTGAACAGTAGGCGGCCCAGAGCGCTTCTACCAGCTGGACAAACAATAACAATCCCTTTGCTGTCACATCATGAACCCTGAATAGTAAGTCGCGagaactataaatatttatgaccTCTCGTAATTTCCTTTAACCTTTCGTTGGCAGGTCAGTCAAATTTCCTGTGCATTTGCTGTACAATTTATGcgataattaaataataaatagcaaGAATTGTGCTACGGTTGGCACTAACAGCATTATGGTTGCAGGAATGCACAATAGTATGATATTTACAATAGTATGATATTAacgttattattaaataatagtagaattatattatagtatttaataatggtatttaaaaataaacatctcagaattttgtgtttttgcatattttcacAGTGACTACTTATTCAAGCTTCTTCTGATTGGAGACTCTGGAGTTGGAAAGTCTTGCATTCTATTGCGTTTTGCAGTAAGTGTTAGGGGTTTTTTTAACCGGCATGTTTGGATGTGTGATTGAAatatgattgatttttcttttccaggACGACACCTACACGGAGAGCTTCATCAGCACGATCGGAGTGGATTTCAAGATCCGAACTATTGAGTTGGATGGAAAAACTATTAAACTGCAAATAGTGCGTTTGTAGACTTTAGAGTTCATCTTAAGCTTGCATTCTAATGTGAATCAGCAGTTAAACGAgttatgtaaatgtttacagTGGGACACCGCTGGACAGGAGCGATTCCGCACAATTACGTCTAGCTACTACAGAGGAGCTCATGGGATCATTGTTGTGTATGATGTTACGGATCAGGTTTGTAAGACTCCTTTCTGAAAAATTCACATCTGTGCTTGACATATTTATGACTGCTGCTGATTGTTTACCTCTCAAATGTCCTCAAAGTTTAATGAcggtgtttttttattaggaaTCCTACAACAATGTCAAACAGTGGCTGAAAGAAATCGATCGCTATGCAAGTGAAAATGTCAACAAACTACTTGTAGGAAATAAGTGTGACCTCACTACAAAAAAAGTTGTGGACTACACTACAGCTAAGGTTAGTTGCTGGGGAAATAATGAACTTCCTTTTAGActagttaaaggaatagctcactaaaaaagaaaattaccgCAAAGTAAACTCACCCTCAAAATGTAGATAAGTTAGTTTCAcattggaacagatttgaagaagtTTAATATTATATCGCTTACTCAACCattgatcctctgcagtgaatgggtccCATCAGAATGTTTAAACCATTGTTTCTGGCCAATATAACActtcatttaataatgcttcccccagtaaaaaaagtaaagtgtctatattattgtgatgttttttgtcattctggcggcacccattcgcttcaGATGATCCACTGTTCATAGTTGCATTGCACTTCATAGTTATACATTAACTTACATCAACAGAAAACACGATTCTCTACAGACAGattattcctttctttttttcaggagTTCGCTGACTCTCTTGGCATCCCTTTCCTTGAGACGAGTGCCAAAAATGCCACGAACGTGGAGCAGGCCTTCATGACCATGGCAGAGGAGATAAAGAAGCGCATGAGACCAGGGGCTTCAGGGGGTTCAGAGAAACCTGATCTTAAAATCGAAAGCACCCCGGTGCAACAGTCGGGCAGCGGCTGCTGTTAGATCACTATTTTCTCAGGGAGCGTGATGAGCGGGACTGGACACTAAGGAGTATTGTGTAGAGGTGGCCAATGTGGGTATTAACGACAGACTATATCCTACATGGTGCTCAATAAAGTCTGAAATCATTACTgttgtttaacaaaaacattcatggCTCTTCCcacatttttgttgtgtttgaaaataaGATTAAAGCACAGGCACACACTGATTCAGGCACTTGCCTGAAAAATGAAGGTGAAAATGTCCAGATCACTGTGTTAATGGCTGTTAACATTCACAACTGACCCAATCATAAGAAAATTCATAAACAATGAACTTGGATTTGCAACTCGTTAAAGTGGTGCCTTTTCTTGTTCATGCTTTTAAGAAGATCAAGTGGTTGCGTGGTCATTGCTGGCATTGTACATCAGCATGTTAAAGCAGGGACTCTCCAACGTTCTCATTTGGAGTACTGTGGTTCTGTGAGAATAAACGatgttgttttgtgtgtaattatttgcttcttttcatttctgtgtgtgtctgtaactgcattattattatataaaacggGAAATTTACCTGGAAATTAAACTCATAATTGATGTCGCTATCTGTTGCTCTTGTTTAAATATccttaaaaacatatatataaatataaagtgagTTGGTGGGACGGCTAGATAgcttttaatgattaaatatgataaatatgttAAGAAGGTAATAACcaccatttattttaaggtgtttttcatttgaaaaggtaaataatcatttaaatctgGATAGAAATCTGTAcataactgtgtgtgtttgtgtgtatattgttGGACTTTAAAGGCAGTCCTGCCTTGAACTGCCTAACTCTCAGAACATCCCATGCTGTCTTACTGCAGGTACACACAAAGCTAGTTCTGCTTTTGTGGTTCCACTCACATCCCGTTTTGCTCCACTTAgtaagtcacacacacacacacacacaatctataCTTCTGTATCATTTTTGTCTTCTAGTAGCAAGCGCATTTCATGGCACACAGCATATGATAAAAGatatgatgaataaaatgaGATGAATAAAACGAATATATGAGTACAATGTCTAAAGTTCTTATTAAAatccactatatatatatatatatatatatatatatatatatatatatatatatatatatatatatatatatatatatatatatatatatatatatgtttttaaatcatttactttCTGCCAcagtacacacgcacacacgttGTTGATGTGTCATTGTTATTTAAACATCCATTCTTATTTACGTGAACTGAAtctgtgtaaaaatgtgtttgggACACCTCCAATTCACACCTTGCTATCGACATTCACAGATTTAAGCCACTCCCACAGAAATTCACTATTTATGGCAATGATCACTGCGACTGTTCAGATTCAAAACAACGGTGTGTTTTACAGCTACAAGAATGGAAAATGTGCGCAGGAGTGATGCACGAAGAACGACAAATAAAGATACTGAAGAGCAAGGTTGGTATCCGTTCTTGAGATTTTCTGAACTTAAACTTGAACTAACATAAAGTTAGAAGAGTTAGAAAggttagaaaaatatattttgtttgttcgAGACGAAATTTTGTATACTAACTAAACCGAGCGACGACGTTGCACGCGGACTCCGTAACCTCGGCTTGCTGTGCGGACCAGGCCCTCAGTCCTCGTTGTCTCCTGATGCCGAAGGCCGGGGAGGAGGACGCCGCAAGCGGTGTTCGAGGAAACGGAAGCGCTGTA
Proteins encoded:
- the rab1bb gene encoding RAB1B, member RAS oncogene family b is translated as MNPEYDYLFKLLLIGDSGVGKSCILLRFADDTYTESFISTIGVDFKIRTIELDGKTIKLQIWDTAGQERFRTITSSYYRGAHGIIVVYDVTDQESYNNVKQWLKEIDRYASENVNKLLVGNKCDLTTKKVVDYTTAKEFADSLGIPFLETSAKNATNVEQAFMTMAEEIKKRMRPGASGGSEKPDLKIESTPVQQSGSGCC